The DNA window TCAAATTcaggttttatttttttctaatgtgaGTCTTATTGTACTGTAGCTGTATCTTATAATAATTAAGTACTGTGCTTGATTTCTATGTTTATGAGCTACTTTAATTAGATGTGTTTGGATCTTGTAAGATATGGAATTGAAGTaattaatttagattttaaTATTCTCTAAGCTTTAATGTTAAATTTGTTTGTTTCCACAGCTTGCTGCTTTTGGTCTTAAGGAAGGAAATTAAAGGGCTGCAGAATTGTAGATTTGATATTCATGGGTTCATTATCAGAACCAGCATTTGAAGTTCATGAGCATAAACCATTTGGAATTCAATTCTTAGAGTGCATAAGAAAGAAAAGAATTTCATACAAAACATACCAAATCATTGTTTTGATTGTTACATTTTTCGCTTATGCTAGCTACCATGCTGCTCGGAAAACGACAAGTATTGTTAAGAGTACTCTTGACCCCCAATCATCCGAGTTGGGTTTGAAGTTATATCCGTGGAGGATAACCTACTTAAGTCAAccagaagaaagaagaagatttTCATCGAGACTTGGAGAGGGGTGGGCGCCTTTTAATGGATTGGATGGCACGTCCTTGCTTGGTGAACTTGATTTGGCTTTTCTGTCGGTATATGCGATAGGAATGTATTTCTCCGGTCACATAGGCGACAGGATGAATTTACGGATCTTTTTGACGATAGGAATGGTCGGAACTGGTATATTCACATCTCTATTTGGGTTTGGATATTGGGCAAATATACATAACTTTTACTACTTTTTGATAATGCAAATGCTTGCCGGTTTGTTTCAATCCACTGGATGGCCTTCAGTGGTGGCTGTTGTTGGAAATTGGTTTGGGAAAAGAAAGAGAGGACTAATTATGGGTATATGGAATGCTCATACATCTATAGGGAACATTTCGGGATCATTAATTGCTGCTGCTATGTTAAGACATGGGTGGGGTTGGTCATTTGTTGTGCCTGGATTTCTTATTGGTTTTGTTGGTGTAGTGATTTTTCTGATTCTGCCTGTTAATCCTGAGTCTGTTGGAGTTGACAGAAATGAGGACGATGAAGTGAATTCTCCCAGGAAATCTGGTGAAGAAGTCACACAGCCTCTTTTGAGACCGAATTTTGAGTCCAAGGATACCGCAGTTGGCTTCATTCAAGCTTGGAAAATTCCCGGAGTTGCTCCATTTGCTCTTTGCCTTTTCTTCTCTAAATTGGTGGCTTACACATTTCTCTACTGGCTGCCTTTCTACCTCAGCCATACAGGTAATTTGGACTTACCAGCTTTTTCGTTCTGATTAAAGTCTTGTAAAGTTGCAGTTTTAATATGTTCCATCAAGTGAGGTTCATCTGTTTGCATATCAGTAAAACTTAATGAGCTATACTGTTTATGTGCTAAAATTGATGTGTTTATTGTTGCTATTATGAAGCCTAATTGatcttttattctttattttgcTGCAGCTATTGATGGGAAGTATTTGTCTAACGATTCAGCTGGGAACATGTCAACATTGTTTGATGTTGGAGGTGTAATTGGGGGAATCTTAGCAGGGCACATCTCTGATCGATTAGGTGCCAGAGCCATTACAGCAGCAAGCTTCATGTACTGTGCGATCCCTGCACTTTTCTTTTACCGCAGCTACGGACATGTTTCGTTGAACATAAACATTGCTCTTATGTTCATCACTGGCATGTTCGTGAACGGACCTTACGCTCTTATAACGACAGCAGTCTCTGCTGATTTGGGAACTCACAGTTCGCTAAAAGGAAACTCGAGGGCGTTGGCGACAGTTACAGCAATTATAGACGGAACAGGCTCAGTTGGGGCTGCAATTGGACCGCTAATGACCGGTTACATTTCTGCTAAAAGCTGGAGTGCAGTTTTCACAATGTTGATGGGGGCAGCTCTTGTTGCTGGTCTACTTCTAACTAGACTTGTAGTGGCTGAAGTTACTGAAAAAATTGCTGAATCAAATTCTCAAGCATCATCAAGAACATCAACTCCTTCAGTTGATGTGTAAAAATCAATAAATGGTACTTGTTTTGTATTCCATTTGTATTAGTAACAGAGTGGAGAGGCCTTTATAGTGGCTGAAGATAGGAGAAAAGAGTCGAGGATCGGTGAGTTGATCCTTTTAATGATTGTTTGTACATTCTTTGTATGTTGTATATCAATTTAACCATTACAGCAATAAGATGAACCCTTGTTCAGGGTCATGTTTAACTATGGAATTGTGGAAACTAACTTTGGGTGTGTAAACGGTTTTTTGGTTCCGTTCGGAAgtgaaaaaatcaaaattggccagtctttaataaatttaaaaccgTAAAGAATTTTTGGGATAGAAttggatttggttcggtttaccaaaataaaaaaatactattgttctttttaaaaacttaaagataaaagataaaaattaaatgaaaaagtaacatattttaaatatacaaatcaaatcgaaatcaaattaatgcATTATACATACAGATTCTTACTTAATCACTCAAATTAAAATGTATTATACATGCAGATTCTTACTGAATCACTCAGATTAATTGTCTATATTGAACAGCAACAGCAACAATTGaaccaaatataattttaatgaattaagaattattcaaatttaacAGCTAATGTGGAGATAGACAGCAACATAATTGTTTCATGTAATTGCAACAGAAGAATTATGTCTCTTAGGAGTATGAAATAGGGATACAAATGAGGCAATAGTTGTTTATTCAAAAATAGATAAAAGCATTTTGAATGTTCCCCACAAGAATTGTTCTCTCCAgacaacttttaaaactttcttttttctttgcAAGTTGAAAATCTCTTGGATTATCAGCAATTACAGGCCACCAATATAGAATCGAAGGTCAAGTTGACGGCGAGTGGCGACCACATATTGTTATTGCCTTCTTCACTTTTTAATTTAAGTATTAATTTGTACTCTTAACTTGCACGTAACAACGAAATATAgctcaaatgaaaaaaaattatacagtTGTTGCGTTATATATCATTTGCATAACAAACTAATTAAGCGTTAGTCATGTGaaatttttaatgatataaaaagtaaataataattacaaaatttccTGTCGCAAAAAGTTTATTactttgttgtaaatatgacatacatcatataaaataaacacttctcaaatggtgtaaatacttaACTATCGtaattttagttgatttttaaatgaattgacatttaattatttttgttttaatatatttttaaataattaaaatatagtaattaatttcTTGAAATGGGCGCACAAAAAAAACGAATTTTAGCAAGCAGCTGATGCGAGTTTCTGACTTATATTCATCCGATATTCCGCACTGATCAccaatcaaattatttttgtatGATTAAACTCAATCACCTAATTGATGCCattatttgaatattattaaacaatatttaaatgttttattagcTAGGACCCTTGCGTTGGTGGAATGAATATAAAGTCCCACAATGTgtcaaaaatcaattaaaaaaattatagacatAGGTCAAGTGATGTGATGCTATTTTGGGTTACAACCACAAATTAGATAGCAGTTGAATTGCAGCCAATAGATTACATATATTATTATTGATCGTCTTCAATTTGAGCTCTACCACTCTACACATATTGACACATTTAATCTTACCATTGGTTAAACAAATATTTAGGCATGATCATGCTTATAATACTCTTTTTAATTAACTCCAACTTTTCGAAGGAGCCAAAGTTGTTTCTCAGTTTCTCTACATTTTGTTGGGACAATTATTAAAAGCGCTCtaatttcttaatttaaaaaatcctTATTTTATTATGATGTTTAATCAAAATTCTTTTTTGTCCTATTTCTTTGGTTAGaatgttttattattaaaaataaaattcaaaaaaatctcTTAATATTTTACAAAGTTGCAATacaatttgatttttcatttcttaAAAGTGGGTTATTATTGTTTCTTAAACATTAATATATGCCACTTGAATCATTTACTCTTAACGATTTATAACTATTAAATCAgttgttattatttttaaaattaaattctttttttggAATATTGTTTAGATTTTATATGTTTTGGTTCAAATctaaacaaaattaatcaattgttaatttgattcagttttgaataaaatgtttatacattaaaccaaaaatattgaattttatatttttaccaaatcaatatatatatatatttatatatataaaaattactgtgttttaaatattttattttgatcttttatttttaagtcattttaagaaataaaatttgttattaatGTGAACGTGTTAtggtttaataaaaatattttacttttttaaatatttttgaggatatttttagaatttatttgaatattaaaaaatggaaattaaacAAGGTGGACTATGCTAAAAATGCATTGGAGAGTCGCCCATTTCGATTAACTCATAGTCCATATGAACAGGCCCATTTAAGTTCAGTTGGAAATCCAACCCGATACATGAGAAAAAGCCGCAACTATTTGTAATTGTTCAGCAGCTAAATATTGATGATTCCCATTTCAAGTATTGGATGAACTATGCAAACTTCTCCAGCAATTAAACCTTCATTTCTCTATGCTAAATCTGCATTCACATGTGCAAATTATACACACAACTTGTCAAATCCTACATTTCAATATTTCAAAACCGCATGAGGACTATATGTTACACGAAAACTTTTCAAGTCCTATAATTCAATATTTCATTTCTGTTTTTGGAAACACTTGTGGAACTTCTATTTATAACTTAATCTTATACATATGTCGTTTCACCGGTTTCAATATTTCCGTTTCCGTACTCCATAGCAGCAGTATACAAGAGTAAACAAACACCAGGAACTATGTCTTATCCCCTTCTCGGCTTCTCCAGTTTCCTTATGCGCGTTAAAAATGTAACAAAGATGAACTGTGCGTATAATAGCTACAACCTACTAAGTCGAGCataaatttttattctaaacatttataaagccATCCAAATCCTTAAGCGGCCACAAGAAACATTAGAAAACGTAGCGATAAAGAAAATGCTAGGTTAAGATTAACAACATTATCATGGTAAGTGACAGTTAACGCAATAAAATGAGACTACTATATCTCATTTAAGCTCCTGCAGCAGTAAacagaaccgaaccgaaccgaccgatgctcacccctagttaAAACATATACTCCTATAAACTTAGtaaaaaaaggcaaaataaaCAGTATGACGTTTCTATATCCGTCTCATCTCTCGACCAATCCACGCCTCATTATTCTGACATACTATAGCCTAGTGTCTCTGGCAAATCAAGAAAAAATTGGCACTAAAACTAGGAATAACATTGCAAGTTGTAATTCCACtacttttaatttctaattCACGAGGCGCTATAAGCCAGTATAAGGTCTAGATAGGTGCTTCTTCACTAGCTTTATTTCCCAGTTAAACTCTTTCAAACAAGCTACATAAACTGCCCAAATTGTTTCATGATAGAAAAGCAATTCTACTAATGGAAGCTGAAGTTAAGATGCGGAACCCTCCAAATCAGACTTCCTATTTGCCCCTTCATAAGTGGCACGAACACTCTACCCACTTAACGTTTCATGTTTTGCAAATCATGTCGAAAACTTGGCATTTTgtacacgaaacttcatttaaCATAGGAAACCTTAGAATAAGTACTGTTTCGCCGTGTCCGTGCTACAATATATTTACACCAAATAGgcaattaacagtttgatacatCTCTATGAGTGGAAGCTCAACATCTAGTGTTAAGTTAAGCAAACCACGCCTCATCACTCTTACAGAATACAACCTATTGAATTTAACAAATCAAGACAAAACGGATCCAACCGCTGTCAATTTCTAGTTCACGAGGCATTTTAATCTCTAGATAGGTGCTTCCTCTTTAGCtacatttcctagttgaactgtTTGGACAAGCTACACAAAATTTCCAAATCGATTCATCATAGAAAAGCCATTCTACATGTGCAAATAAAGTTAAGAGGCAGAACCCTACAAATTAGATTTCCTATTTGCCTCTTCACAATAAAATTTACTCTAATTTACTAAACAAAGATTCTCAAATTTCTAAGCATAATTGCAGTTTAACACACAAATTAGGTCAGCTTCTATATAAACATCAACATGTAAATAACTCAACAATTCATCATTAAATCATTATATATTGCCAAAGTTAACTGCAAttcaaaatttcagatcaacaAGACAGTATCCTAATTACAATCagttcaattttataattaacaaaTCTAAATTCCTATGTATCAAATTTTTCTCATGAAATTCGTATGATCCgatcaagaaaagaaaataaataatttagtgaAGAAGCTAATCACCGTCCTTGCTTTTAGGTTTGCGATACTTCTCTTCCATAAGCTTAGCCATGAAAAGACCGGTGGAAGCGAGTTTTTTGATGTTAGGAACGTCGTAGTTTTGAGCAATGTAAATACCGCACACTGTGCCTGCTATGAATGAGAAACTGCTCTTTATTATTCCCATCTTTGCCTTCTTCTACTGTCTAACCGATCCACCCGCCTCCGCCTGCGCCGCCGCCGGATATTGGGTCTGGTGGAAGCTTCTGGGCGCGAGAACGCAGCTaatttagtttttcttttttaaccaAGCAGCTAATTTAGTTTAGAGTGTCCTGTGGTGAAAAAGATCTGGAATTGTATTTTAAATGAACTTTTTTGCATTTAAATTTCTTCGAAGATCATTCGGATTAATTGCAATTTGAtagtttttaattgtttgaatgaattattaaaaatgacACTATAAAATGGTCCTTCAGGACTTTGAAATCATAAGTGAGCCTtatgtaaaatttaattgaatttagagaaaattaggataaatactctacttttgaaaataatttgaattcCTACCTCattaaggaaaagatagagaaaatatctcaccattttaatatttttatttttttactctaaaacatgtttatattataattatacctactatttattaattttttactctaagtatATTTTCCTTATTCTAATCATGTTATAgttgtcattttttttaatatttctctCTACtttcctctctcctctctcctcctcctccttctctttttcttcttcttcttcatcttcttatTCTCtggttctttttttcttcttctttatgtttctttccttatttatttttttctttactccgccgccgtttcttcaTTGCTCCTCCGCCGTTCTTTCATCGCTCCGCCGCCGTTCCTTCGTCGCTTCccgttttttatatttaatttttaatacgatttgttttaattttcagatctaataaattactcttgaattttctcattttttagatctaaaaatttgcattaaaaacgattttatgcacaaaaataaattttttgcaataaaaaacagtttctgattatcatatgagtatcatcattgcattatcatgtaagtatcataataCTGcagagaaaattaatttttttttattaaaaacagactctgattatcatgttattatcactatattatcatttcgttatcataacagTGAAGGAAAAAAACAGCCtatgattatcatgttgttatcgctatattatcatataacaatgcagtatgataactagatgataatgaagtttgataaggttatgataattggatgataatgtacgtgaaaatataattataaaaagattcatgataccggtgataaccagatgataattaaataataaaattataataatagtatgataatatgatacctatatggaaaacaatacataaaagttatgataacgagatgataatgtgaagataataatatgataaggttcttattgataataaaatgataatagtatgataatatgatacctgcatgaaaagaaaatacagaaaaattatgataacgagatgataatattctGATACATACGATACTCATAATggcatgataataaaatgacaatgcaatatgatacattgataattatatgataaggtgaaattgtgataatcatatgataatgtaatactgtgataatcatatgataatattattttgtctaatattatccagcattatcatcacattatcatataataatctgctatATACGAAactgataatgatatgataataagATGTCAATGCAATAttgataattacatgctaagTTGAAgctatgataatcatatgataatgtgatatagtgataatcatatgataaggtgataaTGTGATTTTGTCTTATATTATCCACCAGTATCATCACATAATAATCTGCtatatatgataatcagatgacAATGCAAatgatacactgataattacatgctaaaatgaaactgtgataattatatgataaagtgatacagtgataatcatatgataatgtgatactgtgattttttatttagttcataCAATTTTTGAATAtactattaatataataaaatatttaaatagtagtatatatttttaaattataaaatatttgataatactgaaataaatgaaataaatgaaaataaaatgttttatttattgttaatttataataggcatgtttattaatttaaagtatGCAGAAATAAAGAGTAtctaatttataaatgtttgaaaaaaatttggaacaagtaaataaaacaaaagtttgaaaaaaaaagaaacgtcAGATATGTAAGGTATgtggagagagagagaaagagagaaagagagtGAGAAATAAATATAGTGTGTCAGAGAAGCTTATTATATAGGTAGAgttaaattctaataaattgGACACGGAGAGTAAAAACATTAGAATGGCCAAATCATGGagtatttttattgacttttCTTTATTTAGGTAGgaattcaaattattttctttttttaggtaaatacaTAAATCTCTCttaaatttataatgtatttgtaaatttgtaaaataaaatatttatttaatttcatattttgcaAAATATTTAAAGAGTAAATTAAGCATATTTTTATTCAATGTAtcatatcaattttaatttatgcttaattgttatattaattttgatatatttttgtctaatatatttatattgtttttcgTATgctataaatttcaaaattaataattaatttttaccttcaaaattataatataaataaattataataagttaaatttaatatgtataaaCTTATATCATAAGTTAAACTCGGATAATGTTAAgtaaattcataaaatatttcTGTTTCTCCAATTTAATCACTttctttaaaacgtttcaattaTGTGCAGagagtttcatttttttctcattttaaattgAAGTGTTCGTATTCGGCTTATACACGAACAAGGTGTTTATTTTTAGTTCATGTTCTTTCGAGTTTTGGACAAAGTTGTTCATGTTCTGTCATTTAAAACATATAGTATTCATGTTCGGTTTGTATTCGTTCATTTATCTGCTAAATGAACAAGTTCGTGAACAAACTCGTGaggtactaaacgagctcgttatGAGCTCATTCGTATAACAGATAAATGAACAAACACGAACGCTAACAAAAACAATGTAAATTTGTtgtctttttctctttcttttttcaatctcaaattcatccaaaaaaataataatataatagatgaataaagtatatttaatataaatacaaCTAGTAGTTAGAGCTTTTTATCGGGCTCCTATACGAACTCGTTCACGAATTTTTAATCGAGTCCGTTCACGAACTCTGAATCGAGTCCGTTCACGAATTCTGAATCGAGTCCGTTCACGAATTCTGAATCGAGTATGTGCCGAACGCCGCAAGCAGCTCGGTTCATTTACGGCCCTACTAGTATTATCAATTGTCTATATGAtatcaaaaacaataaaatttatctaTTCTACTAATTATTTTGTAAAGAAATTATGATATCATCAACATTTAAATCCTAGTATGGACCAATATTTTAATTGACATGTACTTCAAGTTGTTaccatttggcttaattatttaaaaaccacccatcttaaatatttttttcgattataccctgatctaggaaaaatttatttataccctgacgtatgtgtttatgtttcaactctaccccaagtcactaaattaacctctttttatttaaaaaaaagcttaaaatagtctttcatttaaagaaaaatttatttctaattaaactctaattagtttaggttaaaaatgaagaactattttaaacttttttcttaatgaaaagaggttaatttagtgcctcggggtagaggtgaaacataaatgtATACGTCagagtataaatgaattttttcttaggtcagggtataaacgaaaaaaaagttcaagctgagtggtttttaagtaattaagccttaccattttttttgaatttttattaattgttatgTAATCATAACCAAAGGAGGCCAACGACTAAGGAAAGGAGCAGCCCCAGCGAAATAGAATCGGGTCCAGCCAACAAGCTTGAGCTATGAAAGAGAACAACTActtatatatatgaattattGAGAACGAAAGCGAGCGCATGAGAATTGAAATGAAGAGAAAGGGAGGACAGATAGGCTAGGATTAGCTGTGGCTTCTAGACGAGGAGCTGAGGATAGAGGTTTAAAGTCTTCCCTTTATGACTTCCCCTGAGCTTTTCCTTCATGCACTGGGAGAGGCAAAAGGACTTCTAAGCTTCTTGTTTGATAGCTCGATGTAACTGCGTGACTTTCTGGATGTTTAACCCTGAGGGATGTAGCTAACTAAGGCAGTCTGGATGCTAGCCAAGAGCGGAGGTTTTCAACGCCTTGCCTGCAAGCTTTATGAGATTGTAGCTTTCTTCTATTTACAGCTCTAAACCGGATCGAGCTCTTCGCACCTGGATAGTACTCCTTTCACCGTGCTTTCGATTGTCTCACTTCAGCGCCATGCGCTTTGCTTCGCTTTATAGAAGAGAAAGACCGTTGTCTTGAGAGTGAAAAGCAAGCGCAAGCG is part of the Mercurialis annua linkage group LG3, ddMerAnnu1.2, whole genome shotgun sequence genome and encodes:
- the LOC126674575 gene encoding putative glycerol-3-phosphate transporter 1 codes for the protein MGSLSEPAFEVHEHKPFGIQFLECIRKKRISYKTYQIIVLIVTFFAYASYHAARKTTSIVKSTLDPQSSELGLKLYPWRITYLSQPEERRRFSSRLGEGWAPFNGLDGTSLLGELDLAFLSVYAIGMYFSGHIGDRMNLRIFLTIGMVGTGIFTSLFGFGYWANIHNFYYFLIMQMLAGLFQSTGWPSVVAVVGNWFGKRKRGLIMGIWNAHTSIGNISGSLIAAAMLRHGWGWSFVVPGFLIGFVGVVIFLILPVNPESVGVDRNEDDEVNSPRKSGEEVTQPLLRPNFESKDTAVGFIQAWKIPGVAPFALCLFFSKLVAYTFLYWLPFYLSHTAIDGKYLSNDSAGNMSTLFDVGGVIGGILAGHISDRLGARAITAASFMYCAIPALFFYRSYGHVSLNINIALMFITGMFVNGPYALITTAVSADLGTHSSLKGNSRALATVTAIIDGTGSVGAAIGPLMTGYISAKSWSAVFTMLMGAALVAGLLLTRLVVAEVTEKIAESNSQASSRTSTPSVDV
- the LOC126674018 gene encoding uncharacterized protein LOC126674018; this encodes MGIIKSSFSFIAGTVCGIYIAQNYDVPNIKKLASTGLFMAKLMEEKYRKPKSKDGD